One stretch of Fimbriimonadia bacterium DNA includes these proteins:
- the lepA gene encoding elongation factor 4: MTADQSRIRNFCIIAHIDHGKSTLADRILEKTGVVRGEAQEQMLDQMDLERERGITIKMTAVSLPYTAKDGETYSFNLIDTPGHVDFTYEVSRSLAACEGALLVVDATQGVEAQTIANASMAMSNNLEIIPVINKIDLPVADVERTKEEIEHALAIDASDAILISAKTGEGVDEVLEAVVHRIPPPFGHPDKPLRALIFDSHFDSYQGAVAYIRVVDGAIRRNQKIKMMATRSVYEVHQVGVFRPKMELAQELTTGQVGFLTAAMKEIGEANVGDTVTDALHPASEALPGYRRAQPMVFCGLYPTDGESYEDLRDAIEKLHLNDASIHYEPETSEALGFGFRCGFLGLLHMDIARERLEREFGLDLILTSPTVNYRVHMTNGEWREVSNPAEMPEAHYIERIEEPVVDATIIVPSDFVGAVMKLAQERRGAFIKMEYPSHNRTLLHYKLPLAEILMDFFDALKSRTKGYASLDYEFAGYEPSKMVKVNILLNQEPVDALSFITHADKAYTRARAMVERLRKVVPRQQFEVRIQAAIGAKVIAAESVKPFRKHVTAKCYGGDITRKRKLLEKQKEGKKRMKSIGAVEVPQEAFLSVLQLDE, translated from the coding sequence ATGACCGCCGACCAGTCGAGAATCCGCAACTTCTGCATCATCGCTCACATAGACCACGGCAAGTCCACTCTCGCTGACCGAATCCTAGAGAAGACCGGCGTGGTGCGTGGCGAGGCGCAGGAGCAGATGCTGGATCAGATGGACCTCGAGCGCGAACGCGGCATCACCATCAAGATGACCGCGGTCTCGTTGCCATACACCGCTAAGGACGGCGAGACCTACAGCTTCAACCTGATAGACACCCCGGGCCACGTGGACTTCACCTATGAAGTGAGCCGCAGCCTTGCCGCCTGCGAGGGCGCGCTGCTGGTGGTGGATGCGACGCAAGGCGTCGAGGCGCAGACCATCGCCAACGCCTCCATGGCGATGTCGAACAACCTCGAGATCATCCCCGTCATCAACAAGATCGATCTTCCGGTTGCCGACGTGGAGCGCACCAAGGAGGAGATCGAGCACGCTCTGGCCATCGACGCTTCGGACGCCATCCTGATCAGCGCAAAAACCGGTGAAGGCGTGGACGAAGTTCTGGAAGCGGTCGTGCACCGCATCCCGCCGCCCTTCGGCCACCCGGACAAGCCTCTTCGCGCACTCATCTTCGACAGCCACTTCGACAGCTATCAGGGAGCTGTGGCATACATCCGCGTGGTGGATGGCGCAATCCGCCGCAATCAGAAAATCAAGATGATGGCGACGCGCTCCGTGTATGAAGTCCACCAGGTCGGCGTGTTCCGTCCGAAGATGGAACTGGCACAGGAGCTGACGACGGGCCAAGTCGGGTTCCTGACCGCCGCGATGAAGGAGATTGGCGAGGCCAATGTCGGTGACACCGTGACCGACGCTCTGCATCCCGCCTCCGAAGCGCTGCCCGGATATCGCAGGGCGCAACCGATGGTGTTCTGCGGCCTCTACCCCACCGACGGGGAGAGCTACGAGGACCTGAGGGACGCTATCGAGAAGCTGCACCTGAACGACGCCTCCATCCACTACGAGCCGGAGACCTCGGAGGCGCTCGGCTTCGGTTTCCGCTGCGGCTTCCTCGGCCTGCTCCACATGGATATCGCCCGAGAGCGACTGGAGCGCGAGTTCGGCCTGGACCTCATCCTGACTTCTCCAACCGTGAACTATCGCGTTCACATGACCAACGGCGAGTGGCGGGAGGTATCTAACCCAGCCGAGATGCCGGAAGCGCACTACATCGAACGCATCGAAGAGCCGGTGGTGGACGCCACGATCATCGTCCCGAGCGACTTCGTCGGTGCCGTGATGAAGCTGGCTCAGGAGCGGCGAGGCGCCTTCATCAAAATGGAGTACCCCAGCCACAACCGCACGTTGCTCCACTACAAGCTGCCACTCGCGGAGATCTTGATGGACTTCTTCGACGCGCTGAAAAGCCGAACGAAGGGATACGCGAGCTTAGACTACGAGTTCGCAGGATACGAGCCGAGCAAGATGGTGAAGGTGAACATCCTGCTCAATCAGGAGCCGGTGGACGCCTTGTCTTTCATCACCCACGCCGACAAGGCATATACACGTGCTAGGGCGATGGTGGAGCGGCTGCGCAAGGTGGTGCCGAGGCAGCAGTTCGAGGTGCGCATCCAAGCGGCCATCGGGGCGAAGGTGATTGCTGCGGAGTCTGTCAAACCCTTCCGAAAGCACGTGACAGCCAAGTGCTACGGCGGGGACATCACGCGCAAGCGCAAGCTACTAGAGAAGCAGAAGGAGGGTAAGAAGCGGATGAAGAGCATTGGGGCCGTCGAGGTACCCCAAGAAGCCTTTCTCAGTGTGCTGCAGCTCGACGAGTAG